The Perognathus longimembris pacificus isolate PPM17 chromosome 3, ASM2315922v1, whole genome shotgun sequence nucleotide sequence TTAACTTTTTAACTGTGAAGATGAGTTCTCCTTTACTTTGTATATATTTAGATagagttttcatttttgagtAAGCAAGAGCTtggggcccagaattcaagtactgggaaagaaggaagtaaaagaGGGTTAGTCCTCTCCCTGCAAAAAGAGGGTTAACCAACGAATACATGCATGCAAGCTGTAATGGTGaaaaaggacaagaaccagtgatatattctatgtttattttttaagacttGAATTCAGTATTCCAAAACTGAAAAGTGTTGCAAAATAGATACACCATTATAAGTAATAAAGTTGattcgagggctgggaatatggcctagtggcaagagcacttgccttgtatacatgaagccctgggttcgattcccaagcaccacatatatagaaaatggccagaagtggcgctgtggctcaagtggcagagtgctagccttgagcgggaagaagccagggacagtgctcaggccctgagttcaaggcccaggactggccctcccccccccccaaaaaaaaagttgattcgATTTGAAGATGGATAGTGGGTTTGCTTCTCCAATGTAGTGAGTTTTCATTTCTCCAAGCGCAAGAATTCAAATATGTCAAAATTGGTGGCAGAGAAACCCAGGAAATAAAGTTCTGGGGCTGTTGGCCCTGGTGGTGCTGTGAAGGTGGGCAGCATGTACGCTCTTCTAGGGAAAGGTGAGGGAGGACCCTCTGTGGGCTCTGGGAAGTGAATGTGGAGTGGAAGGAGTCAGCTGAGTGTCACTGCTTCATTGGTGAAAAATTAGTTTGCTGGGAATGGCAGCCTCTAGAGATCATGTATGTAATTATAAAGCATCGCTACGCTTTCAAGAAAACTGGTATTGTTGTGTTTTTATATGAATTTGGATGCCTCTGTGAGTCAAGGATTGGCTGTTTCCCGTGACCTCGGGACAGCAAGGTGGAAGGTCCTGAATGAGGTGCTTGtaaaaacaaccaaagaaaagaaaaatgaggcaaaGTAGAAATGGAGCATTTTGTTAAGTATAGAAATAAATcccatgtgtgtatgtttttaacattgtaatttttttctctcccatttttccaGTCTGTTCATTACCAACAGAGGTAagtcctttccttttttcattttccttttcaacaTGTATTTGAGAGGTCACTGTTGATTTGATTTTaggcttttttcccccaattCAATCATGTAGGAGTAGAgtttcaaaaaaatgttttatgtgtGGGTTGTTCCTGGGGGTAAACttaaggcttgagcactgttcctgagttttggaggtttgttttttttgtttgttttgttttcccttgactcaaggttagtgctctactatttgagctacagctccacttctagcttctagTGCCTAattagagatacgagtctcactgagttgaggctggtttcaaactgtgatccttagatctcagcctctgagtagctagggttgcaggcatgagccaccagaacccagctcatTTTGGATTTTTGTATAGTTACTGACTTATGCATAGTCGAATGATGAAGCAAATATAACCTTAAAGCCAAAATTTACATGCCTGAGTAGGAGAAAGAGCAAAATAAATGATGTGTGTAAAACTTTCTAAGTCAGGCTCCATGGATAAGTTTGGAAAATGAGGCCTTTTGGGCCCAAAGCAGGAGacagatttttgtttgcttgttgctctttttcctAATGGCCTTTTGTGCGAGGGACAGAAAATAAATAGCTGAAGGGAGGAGGAGCTGATCTTTTTCGATTCCTAGTTTCTTAGAGGGCATTTCCTGTTTGGATACAGATTTCCTACGGATAAGGAATCAGGTGGGAGTAGTTTTATCTTTATATTCAAGTATAAagaatgtgtgtttttttttaaattaaaatgcattGGTTGAAAATGTTTTGTGGTGACTTGATTCCCTTGTTTTTTCTCCCAGTACTGTGAATATATGCCTGACGTTGCTAAATGTAGACAGTGGTTAGAGAAGAATTTTCCAAATGAGTTTGCAAAACTTACTGTAGGTATGAACTTCTTTTTGATCATTGCTTTCTATTTTACCAAGCAAATGTATGTAACTGCTTAAGACAGGGTAGATCTAAGTATCAACTAATACAAGACAGTAATTAACCTAGGTGCAAGtatgtatttacatttattaGGCACTGTTCTGCTCTAGAAAGGGAAACAAGCATGGTGTGTAGAGTGATGAGAAGTATGGGGGAATATAAAAGTTGTTGAGGtactgggctcatgcctgtaatcctagcttctcaggaggctgagaagctatagcctaggcagaaaagtctgagactatctccagttaatcagcaaaatgccagatgtgAGGCGTAGCATAAGTGGTAATGTGCCAGCCATGATTGGAAAAGCCCCAAACCAAGAAGAGGCTCTtaggagttcaaggcctagtactggcaccaaaagaaaaaaaaagttggggggggggggatgtttcTAGGTGTGACTTaaattggtagagtaccagctaaagagagaaagtgtcaggtaccaagttcaagtcctgttctcaggcatttaaaaataaaaaggtttgaaGTGTATAGATGATTTTGCTGAGAGGATGgtgtttgctttcatttctgaGGAATATATGTAGGGGAAGAATTCTACAGGCAGAGGACATAGCCAGTGAAAGGGCTCCGAGGTAGAGAAGTTAGAGACCATAACAGACAGCACAGTGCAGCTCAGGTGGTAGCGCGGTGGAAGACACTTCCTAGCATGctttaatccccagcaccacaaataaataaaaatatgttgaaaaGAAGCAGGAGTTGTGTCTGGAGCTGACTGAATGGAGGGAAGTTGGGGCTGAGGTGGAGAGGGATGGCGGAGCACACTTGTGGGAGAGGCCTGTCTTTCACTCTGGCTATGATAAGCTATTGAGGAATGTATCTACAGCCTTCTGTGCCTGTGCTGTCAAGAGACTCGAGAAGGGACAGCAGGTGGGTCAGGAGATGGTGAAGACTGGGACCAGAAGGCACCCCGGGGGAGGcagtgggaggcggggctggcagTGTTGATAAGGCCTTTCCACAGCTGGGCAGCTAGGGCTTCAGTCTGAGCAGCTTCCACAGTGGACTTACTGTGGCTGCTGGGGGCAGAGCAGGCTCACTGATGCCCTCCTTGACCAGACTGACCAGGGAAAGCCGGACTGAGAACTGGCTGCTCCAGCCCGGCTGATCTTTGTCAGATTATTTCCACATGGCACAGGCTTTGGTGCTGGTCGAGACCTTGGGAAGTCAGTAGATGGGTGTGCACACCATTGTCATTGTCATTGGATAGGGGCCCTAGGTCTGCTGTTGCAGCCGCCTCCACATTGCTGAACTGAGTGGGCCCTGCTGAGGCCACGACTGTGACTTGGAGAGGGAAGTGGAGGGAGCAGATCTGGAACCAGATGTTAACAGATTGTATGTCAGGATTCTAGAACACTAGCATAGCCTGAGTGTTTGTGCTTGTTTCGTGTGGCTAAATAAATCCTACTCCTCTGTTGCTTAGTCAGCTTGCTGTCTAAGAATTTGAAGTAGTCAACTTTCAAAGAAGAAAGTTTTATTCTCTtgggctggtgctggggcttgaacgcagggcctgggcactctcccttactTTTTtgttcgaggctggtgctctatctcttgaaccatacctccacttccagaaaaGGATTATTTTGGCTCACACTGTTAGAGGTGTAAGTCCTGTCTCTTTGGACCTGGCAGGATCTTGACAGAAGCATGTGATGGAGCAAATGTTTGACTTCCTTTTCTGATCAGGAGACAACCTAGAGGAAGTCAAAGGACTCACCCTCCATGACCTGAAGAGCTCCCACTACCCCCCATGTTTCCCCACCTCTCAGTGGCTTCGTGTGGGGACCAAGCCTCTGACACAGGCCTTGGGGGACAACTGTAATGACTTTGGAGTTAGCCTCAGGAGAGACTATAGTGTTACAAGTATTACACTCAGTTGTTGGTAAAATGCTTTCTTGGTGTATGAATTTGCTCAGAGGCAATTACCTTTTTTAACATAGCATGAAATAATACTGATAGCCCTGGATTTCATTTTTCTACCTAGAAAATTCACCCAAACAAGAAACTGGAATTCCTGAAGGTCAAGGAACAataggggaagaagaggaaaagaagaaacaaaagagggGTAAGACTTAAAtccacattttatatatatatattttttttttcttcacattttatgttttttccaGGATTGGAACTCGGGGCATTATGTTTGCTGGGATCttaagatgctctaccacttgagctatgcctccagccctgtttttgttttttaaaaatatggcaaaaatttatatgtgtgtgtgtacacacacacacacacacacacacacacacacacacacacattatttttgccagtcctggggcttgaaatcagggcctgggcaccgtcctcaagcttttttggctcaaggctagcactcttaatcacttgagccacttgagtctgaagccccacttccaacttttctatttatgtgatactgaggaattgaactcagggtttcatgcatgctaggcaagcactctaccactaagctatattcccaatCCTGGGTATTCTTTTTAATTGGGCTGAGGATATGATATAactgtttatcttttcttttattttgtgcctgttgtgggacttgaactcagcacctgggcattgtccttgacctttttattgattgattgattggttaattgaaaatgagtctcgtggactttcctgctcaggctggctttgaaccatagtcctcagatctgtctcctttgtagctagaattacaggcatgagccaccagcaccagcagttTATCCTCTTGTTACCTCTGTCTGTACCTCTGAAACTAAGTTGAAAACTCTCATATCTGGTAAGAGAattgtttctctcttctcttctcttcctctctctcattttaGTAACGCCCGAGGACTAAACCCAGGTCCTGGTGTGTGCTggagaagtgctctaccactatattcccagcctttatctctcttctcctTAGAAAGCTAATTTTCTATTACCTGTGATTGTTGCATATCTCTTCTCCATTAAATGTGTGTTCCTATTATTAAACTTAGCTTTTAAATAGTTCTGGGgttttgcttctttaaaaatactccaattagggctggggatatggcctagtggcaagagtgtttgccttgtatacatgaggctccctgggttcggttcctcagcaccacatatacagaaaatggccagaaggggcgctgtggctcaagtggcagagtgctggccttgagcaaaaagaagccaggggcagtgctcaggccctgagttcacggcctaggactggccaaaaaaaaaaaacaaaaaaaactccaattaaccaccagaaaaccagatgtggcactatggctcaagtggtagagcactagccttgagctgaagagctcagggaagggcCTAGGCTCaaacttcaagccccatggctgacaaagaaaaagaaacctaatGTGTGTCTTTGCATacatcccatcccttcccttcttttggtattgttttttgccagtcctgttttttgccagtcctggatcttgaactcagtgcctgagcactgtccctggcttctctttgctcaaggctagcactctaccacttgagccacagtgccacttctggctttttctatatatgtggtgctgaggaatcgaacccagggcttcatgtatatgaggcaagtactttaccactaggccatgttcccagcccctctcttcccttcttggCCTGGTGTCTTTACTGAGGTTGAGGTAAGTCCCACATTCTTTTCCCATTCCAAATCTGGATTTCTACACCCGGCTGTGTCTCTAGGCCAGAAATAAGCATGATCCCACAGATGCTGCAGGTGAAACACTTCCAAAGTTTAGATACTAAGTCCCAAATGGTCTTCTTTAATTTTCCCATTTGGACTGAATGATTTATTCTGTCATAGGAACCAGAAACTTGAGAGCTGTATTAGGCTTCTCCTAAATTCTGTCATCCTTCCCTTCTGTTCCGTATCCAGGCTATGTCTGCTTTTTCTGTCTGATCAGTGTCTGTCTCAGTGCCTTTCTTTCTACCTACTTTTACAACCTCTCACACTGTAATTAAAGTGGACGTGGTAGGATATGAATCTGGTTATTTATTCCTGCAGTCTCCTGATGGTGTCCCTCTTCCACAGCTTGATGTTCTAGTCCCTTGATGACTTTGTACAATCCTGTGCTCTCCTGACTTCTACTGCACACACCATCAAGATTCTtctctcaaggggctggggatatagcctagtggcaagagtgcctgcctcggatacacgaggccctaggtttgattccccagcaccacatatacagaaaacggccagaagcggcgctgtggctcaagtggcagagtgctagccttgagcgggaagaagccagggacagtgctcaggccctgagtccaaggcccaggactggccaaaaaaaaaagattcttctctCAAGACCAGTGTAGTTCTCAAATCTGTTGGCTTTTCTTGTTTCGCACTTACCccagaatgtcttttttttttttttaactagtgagtttgagctcagggaaatcattctaccattagagccaatctcccagctcttttgctttatgtatttttcagatagggtattAACACTTTTTGTCTGGGCCAGTCTTAGACCACAATCCTTCTATCCTctcttcccaaatagctgggattacaagcatgctgTATGGTACCTGCTACCTGGCTTTTGCATATTcacttgtgctggtactagggcctgaacttaggggctgggtgctgttccttagttttagttttttgttttttctcaaggctggcactaccacttgagccagagctatACTTCCAGCTCTGGTTgttaattttggagataagagtctcatggacttttctgcctagactagtTTGGAACTGCCatcgtcagatctcagtgtcttgagctggctttctttatttttgagattgaaTCTCACTAATTTTTGCATTGTCTGGGCCTGCTGAGAGCCTCTTGAGCATATTGGGGATTATAATATCCACCATCATGTCTAACTTGCTGTTCACTCTTAGAACTTTCCAACCCTTTCCCTTACCTAGACCCTTCCCTGTTCTCCAGGCCTCCTCTTAGATGGCCCTTCCTCTGGGATACCTTTTCTGTTCTCTGAAAGCAGATGCAGTTGCTTCTCTTTGAGGCTATAGCAGTGCCCTCTACATGTATCTTCCTGTGGTGTGGAACTGTTCCCTTGTTCCTGAACTATTTTTGTCTCCTTGGACTGAATTTCTGGAGGATAAGGACTGCATTGTGTTCATCTTTGTGTTCTTTGTCCTCAGTGCAGTCCTGGGCACAGAGTAGGTACCTAATAAATGTTTACCAAGAATATACATATGACTTTGTGTTAGAGAAAAGGAACTatagggcggggaatatggcctagtggtagagtgtttgcttcatatacttgaagccctgggtttgattcttcagcaccacaaatatagaaaaagccagaaaagtggtgctgtggctcaaatggtagagtgctagccttgagcaaaaagaagccagggacagtgctcaggccctgagttcaagacccaggaatggccaaaaaaagaacaaaagaaagaaaaggaacataaACCTAAATTTAAAAGACTTGGTATCCCATAatgttaaaaatggaaaaattaacATCAGCTCTTTCTTAATAAAGGTGGAAGGGGtcaaatcaaacagaaaaagaagactgTACCACAGAAAGTTACCATAGCAAAAATTCCCAGAGCAAAGAAGAAATACGTGACGAGAGTATGTGGCCTTGCAACTTTTGGTGAGTTCAGGCttgagtttctttgttttgtagtgCTGGAATTAAGTATGTTTAAAAATGTATGgatttgggctggaaatatggcctagtggcaagaatgcttgcctcatatatatacatgaagccctgggttcgattctccagcaccacatatgtagaaaatggccagaagtggtgctgtggttcaagtggcagtgtgctagccttgagcaaaaagaagccaggggcagtgctcaggccctgagtccaagacccaggactggcaaaaaaagaaaaaaagtatggttTATGTTCTCTCTTTATCTGGTTTCCTGAAATACTGGTTGTGGGCCCCTCACTCCTGCCCCCAGTGCTGAGGCTCAagccaaggcctcatgcatgctaataaataagcaagtgctctgtcactaaGCTATATCTCTAGACCACCTGAGCCCACAACTCATTTTGCTAAGAAGATACTAAATGAAGCTTTGCATTCTAAACATAGTTTCAGAATCACATTTTGGAGAAATGGAAAACTTCTGTAGAGGAGTGTTGGTACATTTTCCTTGCTGTTTCCTGTTTGGTGGGTTGGTTGGTTTTGAGATGTGATCTTGctgtgctgctcaggctggcctagcACTCACAGCCATttgcctttgcctctgcctcctaagaaCTGGGCTTACAGGTGAGGGCCACTACGTCCATCTGTAAGGATTTAGATAGGATGAGAACTTCATTCCTACTTGGAAATGTATATGGAGTGCTTAGAAGTCCTGTGTTCCTGCACTGGTTTTACTCTTTGTGTAGAGCTAGGGTCATGTGAGTAGTGCTGCTTTTCTGTACCAAGGCTTTATTAGACTTTGAATTAGTGTGTTCTGAAAGGAATATGAAATCCATTAACACCATCTGttttatgaattttaaatgaaaattaaatggaaaaatgtgGTGTATAGTTGCAAtaatctttccctttcttttaaaaaaaaacacacagaaattgATCTTAAAGAAGCACAAAGATTTTTTGCTCAGAAATTCTCCTGCGGTGCCTCAGTAACAGGGGAGGATGAAATCATCATTCAGGGGGACTTTACAGATGACATCATTGATGTTATTCAGGAAAAGTGGCCCGAGGCAAGTACACAGAATATGCATGCCCAAGGAAACAAGGGGTTTTGGGTttgggtgccagtactgggacttgaactcagtgcctagacactgtccctgagctttttgcccaagactagcactctaccacttaagccatagctccacttccaggtttgtttggggttttttatatgtaattagagataagtctcacagttTCATGGgcgggttggcttggaactgtggtcttcagctcttagtctcctgagtgcttaggattacaggcgtgagccactggtttaCCGCTTAGGAAtcaagtgggtttttttgtttgtttttcatcggacttgaggcttgaacttgggacctgggcgctgtccttgagctctgtgactcaagactagtgctctacccctttgagccacagagccacttgcagttttctggtggttatttggaagtaagagtctcagggactttcctgcctgggatggctttgaatcatgatccttagatctcaacctccagagtagctaggattacaggcgtgaaacactggtgcctggcaaggaaTCAAGTTTTTAAAGCAAATTGCTTCCTTGTTTTTTATTGGGCACACTGATTCATGAGCTGCTATTACTTGTGTCTTATAGGTGGATGATGATAGCATTGAAGACCTTGGAGAAGTAAAGAAGTGACTTTGAAGATGTGTCTGTATTTAATGATCTGAACTGAGAGTTGACATGGCCCAAAGGAGAGAGTGGCTATTTATCCTACAGTCAAGTGCAGACTGCTCTCTCCTTGGTGTTTTCAATGCTCTGTACAggctgcttggtttttttttgtttttgtttttttttaattgccaaagTCTAATAAATAAGAGTGACTGTCATGCTTATGCATGATTCAGAATTTagtcaaataaaaaattttagtCACTTGGTACTCGCTTTTTaacttattttggaaaaaaacacTGTAGACTCTCCCCTTACCCCCTctaggtgctggggattgaatccagagtCTTGCACATGTCATGCAAGTGCTCTTCAACTGAGATAACCCTCCATCCTCAGTGCTTTTTGAGGGTTCATGGAAGCGTTTCTGTGGTTATCTGATTGAAAGCTGAGTGAATTTTTTCAAGCTCTGAATGTAGTTTCCTTAAGACTAATACCTCCTTATTTTGGGTAGCAATGTGGAGATGAATGAGAATCTTAATAGTTTgtggttaatttttttattaccaAAAAAGTCTTTACTTTGTGGTGGAACATACTGCTGATAGCACTCATTCTGTTTTAGAGATTATTTGGTGTAAAAGTACATTAAAAGCCTTAAAACCATGTGCATTGTTTTACCCAGTAAGATATGTCAGATATATGCATATAGTTTATAGATGAGAGTGTTCATCAAATGTTATTTGTAATATCAAAGATTGCAAATGATATGAACAATCAGAAGATGGTTACAAAGTTTTGGTGCATTATACATATACTTAAAGAGGAGATTTTCCAGAAATGTCTTAGAAACATGTTTGGTGATATAAGTTAGGGCAGACCCCAGGTCCATTTTAGATATCACTGGAGACTGAGACAGAGGtgcaagtggtggagtgcttgcctgccaAGCATCAGGTTGGGTTCAATCCTTGGttctacaaaaaaattaaatataaaaatatatttgctgAGTGGGAAGTCATCAGAGGTGCTGGCAGTTCTTATTCTGCTGTATATTACATGATGTAAAAGTCTGCTAACCAAAAATGTACCAGCTCAGTATAGCCTGGGAAATAACAATTGGAGCATTTTTCTCACAAGAGAAACAATTTTAATGAATGCATTGGATTAAACTTTAAGGTGCTATATATTGAAAACACTTGTATTAAAAATTGCTATAGACACCTTTAAGAAACTGAGTGGGGGAAGAGAAACCTGGAGCCCATGAAGTGATTGTTGCCATGCAAATACAATCTTGAGTGGAAGGGTGTTTTTAAGAAATAATGTCTTAGAAAAGATGTCTAATAAAGACTTCCCTATTTCAAGGCTTGACTTTAATTCATTCTCATGATCTTAGGTGTGGTTTtcttttgggcggggggggggggggcagtactggggtttggacttgcACAGATGCTTTTCTACTTGAGTCATGTGCTAGATCTTTTTTATTAGTAGCTGAAGTCACAGGTTCTGAATTTCAGACCAGACCTCCATTCTATGtatacttcctgagtagctgagaacaGGCTGGAACAGCGATCTGGGACTACACACGCCAAGGCGGTGTTTGGGGAGGGGTGACCATGAACCTGCAAGCAGCGAAACTGCAAGCAGCTTGACTGGAAAATGTGAAATAGTTTGCTTTTGTGGCTGTGTGACTCGGGCCGGCCCCACATCAATCCTGCCGCGGCCGTCATAGTTCCCCAAGCCGTTCAAGATCAAGCCTGCTCGGTGTAACTTCTTTGCTGGCTGCGGTGGTTGGTGTAGACCCCGGGCCTCGGCCTCCGCCTCCATCACGTAAGGGCCAAGTGCTGTACAGTATTAGGAGAAGGCGAGGAAGCCGCGACCTTCTCCAACGTGAGCGCCTGGGAGCTTTCATCGGTTTTACCTAGAGCCGGGTGGTGGGAGGCGGCTCTCCGGGCTCCTCCGCGGTGCCGACGGCTTCGGCCTCCGCCGCCGCGACcacgggcgggggggcggggccggcgcgcggCGTCAAGTGCCGCGAGACCTGGGGCCGCTA carries:
- the Denr gene encoding density-regulated protein isoform X2 — translated: MATDISESSGADCRGDPRISAKSDADYPHRVLYCGVCSLPTEYCEYMPDVAKCRQWLEKNFPNEFAKLTVENSPKQETGIPEGQGTIGEEEEKKKQKRGGRGQIKQKKKTVPQKVTIAKIPRAKKKYVTRVCGLATFGEFRLEFLCFVVLELSMFKNVWFMFSLYLVS
- the Denr gene encoding density-regulated protein isoform X1 produces the protein MATDISESSGADCRGDPRISAKSDADYPHRVLYCGVCSLPTEYCEYMPDVAKCRQWLEKNFPNEFAKLTVENSPKQETGIPEGQGTIGEEEEKKKQKRGGRGQIKQKKKTVPQKVTIAKIPRAKKKYVTRVCGLATFEIDLKEAQRFFAQKFSCGASVTGEDEIIIQGDFTDDIIDVIQEKWPEVDDDSIEDLGEVKK